AAACATGAAAGATCATCAGGTTTCCAGTGCAGCTCTGCTGAACACCCAAACTCCTATCTATGGAACTGAGCACAACAATGAAAACACAGACTTTGGTGACTCGGGAAGACTTTACTATTGCAAACACTGTGACTTTAACAACAAATCGGCCCGGAGTGTTAGCACCCACTACCAACGAATGCACCCCTATATTAAATTCAGCTTTAGGTACATCTTGGATCCTAATGATCACAGTGCAGTATACAGGTGCCTGGAGTGCTATATCGATTACACCAACTTCGAAGATCTCCAGCAGCATTATGGTGAGCACCACCCAGAAGCCATGAATGTACTCAACTTTGACCATTCGGATCTGATCTACCGGTGTCGGTTTTGTTCTTACACGAGCCCCAATGTTAGAAGCCTGATGCCCCATTACCAAAGAATGCATCCCACCGTGAAGATCAACAATGCGATGATCTTTTCCAGCTATGTCGTGGAACAGCAGGAAGGTCTGAATACCGAATCCCAGACCCTGAGGGAGATTCTGAACTCGGCTCCCAAGAACCTGGCGACGTCCACTCCTGTGGCTCGTGGTGGTGGTATGCCTGCTGCGTTTGGTAAGAATACTCCTTCGAAGACGTTTACTCCAGAATGTGAAAATCAGAAGGACCCTTCGGTCAACACCGTGGTCGTTTACGATTGTGACGTTTGCTCATTCGCAAGCCCCAACATGCATTCTGTCTTGGTCCATTATCAGAAGAAACACCCTGAAGAAAAGGCTTCCTACTTTAGGATCCAGAAAACCATGCGCATGGTGTCTGTGGACAGGGGCTCTGCCCTTGCTCAGTTGTCATTTGAGGTGGGTGCTCCAATGTCTCCCAAAATGTCCAACATGGgttccccaccccccccaccacccccgcCACCAGACCTCAGTACTGAGCTTTACTACTGCAAACACTGTTCCTACAGCAATCGGTCAGTTGTGGGAGTGCTTGTTCACTACCAGAAAAGACACCCAGAAATAAAGGTTACTGCCAAATATATCAGGCAGGCTCCTCCCACAGCTGCAATGATGAGAGGGGCCGAAGGGCCCCAAGGCTCCCCTCGGCCTCCTGCCCCCATGCAACCGCTGAACCGAAGCAGCGCTGAGAGAGATGGCCCTCCTGTGGAGAATGAGATGTTCTTTTGCCAGCACTGTGATTATGGGAACCGGACGGTCAAAGGTGTACTCATTCATTATCAGAAGAAGCACCGAGACTTCAAGGCCAATGCAGATGTGATCCGGCAGCACACGGCCACCATCCGAAGCCTCTGCGACCGAAACCAGAAGAAACCTGCTAGCTGTATGCTTCTCCCCTCCTCTGGCATGGAGCGGGACAAAACTAAACTCCGAGCGCTCAAATGTAGGCAGTGCTCATATACCTCGCCCTACTTCTATGCACTGAGGAAGCATATCAAGAAGGACCACCCTGCCCTGAAGGCCACGGTCACGTCCATCATGCGATGGGCGTTTCTGGATGGTTTGATAGAAGCTGGCTACCACTGTGAGTGGTGCATCTATTCCCACACAGAGCCCAATGGTTTGCTCCTGCATTACCAAAGGAGGCATCCAGAGCACTATGTGGATTATACTTACATGGCTACCAAACTCTGGGCAGGGCCAGATCCATCCCCATCCTCTCTCACCATGCCAGCTGAAGCCAAAACATACAGATGCAGGGACTGTGTTTTTGAAGCCATCTCCATCTGGGACATCACCAATCATTACCAAGCATTCCACCCCTGGGCCATGAATGGCGATGAGTCGGTACTGTTAGATATCATCAAGGAGAAAGACACCGTGGAGAAGCCCATCCTTGGGCCCGAAGAGCTGGCAGGTCCTGTGAATTGTGAAAACAGCATGCCCACCCCGCTCCCCGAGCAGGAAGCCGAATGCCCAGAGGATGCAAGACTTTCCCCAGAGAAAAGCATGCATCTTGCTTCAGCCAACCCCGCCATCTCCTCCACCCCCTACCAGTGCACGGTGTGCCAGTCAGAGTATAACAACTTGCACGGCCTCCTCACCCATTATGGGAAGAAGCACCCCGGCATGAAGGTGAAGGCTGCTGACTTCGCCCAGGACATCGACATCAACCCAGGTGCCGTCTACAAATGCAGGCATTGTCCCTACATCAACACTCGCATCCACGGTGTCCTGACCCACTACCAGAAGAGACACCCGGCCATCAAGGTGACCGCGGAGGACTTTGTGCACGACGTGGAGCAGTCTGCGGACATAACCCAGAACGACATGGAGGAGACGAGCAGGATTTTCAAGCAAGGGTACGGTGCCTACCGGTGCAAACTCTGTCCGTACACGCACGGCACTTTGGAGAAACTCAAAATCCATTACGAGAAGTACCACAACCAGCCCGAATTCGATGTCTTTTCCCCATCCCCCCCGAAGCTGCCAGTCTCCCTCGAGCCTGAGATAACCACTGAAGTGAGCCCCTCCCAAGTCTCCATCACcgaggaggaggtgggagaggagCCCGTGTCCACGTCTCACTTCTCTACCTCGCACCTGGTCTCCCACACTGTGTTCCGGTGCCAGCTCTGCAAGTACTTCTGCTCGACGAGGAAGGGGATCGCCAGGCACTACCGCATCAAGCACAACAACGTCCGCGCCCAGCCGGAGGGCAAGAACAACCTCTTCAAGTGTGCCCTGTGTGCCTACACCAACCCCATCCGCAAAGGGCTGGCGGCCCATTACCAGAAGCGCCACGACATCGACGCGTATTACACCCACTGCCTGGCAGCCTCCCGGACCATCAGCGACAAGCCCAACAAGGTGATCATCCCGTCCCCGCCCAAGGACGACTCCCCTCAGCTGAGCGAGGAACTCCGGAGGGCAGTGGAGAAGAAAAAGTGCTCCTTGTGCTCCTTCCAGTCGTTCAGCAAGAAGGGCATCGTGTCCCATTACATGAAGCGCCACCCGGGGGTGTTCCCAAAGAAGCAGCACGCCAGCAAGTTGGGGGGCTACTTCACGGCCGTCTACGCGGATGAACACGAGAAGCCCACGgtgatggaagaggaggagagaggcagcTTTGAGAAAGCCGAGGTGGAGGGCGAAGCCCAGGAGATCGAGTGGCTCCCGTTCCGCTGCATCAAGTGCTTCAAGCTGTCCTTCAGCACCGCGGAGCTGCTGTGCATGCATTACACTGACCACCACAGCCGGGACCTGAAGAGGGACTTCGTCATCCTAGGCAACGGCCCCCGCTTGCAGAGCTCCACCTACCAGTGCAAGCACTGTGATAGCAAGTTGCAAAGCACAGCCGAGCTGACCTCACACTTGAACATTCACAACGAGGAATTCCAGAAGCGTGCCAAACGTCAGGAGAGGAGGAAACAGCTTTTGAGCAAGCAGAAATATGCAGATGGTGCTTTTGCAGATTTCAAACAAGAGAGGGTAAGGATATGTTTTGATTCCCCTTCCCCCAGGAGGCCTCTCATCACTGGTGCTCACATGCACTACTTCTTCGTTGCCAGCCAAGCTGCTGCAGGCTTCCTAGTGACTTAGCTTGCCAGAGAGCTCAATAAGTCAATTAAACATTTCGAGCTTGATATCCCCTGTTCTATGCTCACCCCTCTCCACGgtcctgtccccctccctctctccctctgacTCCTCCcatggctccccagggggaggttTGGGGTGGTTTCTGTGTATGTCTTTCTGCCAAGTAGCCTAATCTGAAGCCTAGTTATACAACAGTGCTCGTTCTTTCCTAAGGCCGTGGTGGGCTGTCTCTTGGTACCATTAGCACTTCTCAGCCATGTCTTGGTCTTCAGTGTTTGCTCCAGCCACCTAACACCTCAAggagtagattaaaaaaaaaaaaaaatcaagacgtTCATTCATGGCGCAGCTGTGCAACGCTTCACCTGCGTAGTTGAAACTGGTTTGAAAACCAGATAACTTAGTGGCAGTGACGATGAGCTTCCTGCATAGAAATCTTCTCCACTCACAAGCCGTAACATATTTGGGTTCCAGAGACTGTGTCTAGTAGGCAGTGTGCCATGACTGAAAGAAGTTTGTTATATAAAAATACTCGCCTATGTCTCCCTTGGTGTTTAACCTGCTaatctgctttaaaataaaaatatgccagTAAACTACAAGAATAAATGCCTGCCATTGAGGGAGGGCTTGGAGTACTGATGGCTACCACTGTATTTTACCAGCCTTTTGGCCACTTAGAAGAGGTGCCAAAGATCAAGGAGAGGAAAGTGGTGGGCTACAAATGTAAATTCTGTGTGGAAGTGCACCCAACGCTCCGAGCCATCTGCAATCACCTGCGGAAGCACGTCCAGTATGGCAATGTCCCGGCCGTGTCCGCCGCCGTGAAGGTGAGAATGGAAAGTTCTGGATGCGTGTTCTTGCGTGTGAGCGGCTCGTGGTACCTATTAACCCATTGCTTAAAGCAGCACGGGAGAGAGCATCTCAGAGCGCGGGCACTCCCGGGAGTGGTGCTCCCCTCGGTTTGGCTTGCTTTGATTTCTTTGCAGGTTGGACCTTCATCATCTTTCTGTTAGGGGAAAGGTCGAGTTTTGATCTGGTTTCCTCCCGTGTGGATAGTTTGTGGACACAGAAGGTCCTGGATTCTCGGTACAGGAGGTTGTGGGTCGTCCTTCAGTTCTGTGTTAGTGCCATTAGGTTCTTGCTCTTCGAAGCGGCCTGAGCTCTTACGAGGAATCAAGTGGGTTCTGTTTCCATcatctgctcctcctgctgcctgaaTCTTACTATTCTCTTCTGGAGGAGGATTCAGAAAGCCCAGGAGACCCTGTCCTTTGCTTCTTATCTTGGGTCCTTGGGGGAATGTGAAGGGTATTAATTAAACCCAAAGCCAAAAGCCTTGGAGTTGTACTTGACCCTCAGAGCCCTTTGACCTGGCTTATCTCTTCCATCCCTTCTCCCCGTGTGCTGCCAAgtgtcctccctcctcccctgacTTTTCACGAGGCAACCTGCTTTGAACATCATAATCCAAAGAGCAACCACAGTTTCCATTCCACACCTCCATCCCTGCTTTGCAGAACACTGTTGCTGAGCACATGTCATTTTTGAACACGGAAGTAAACTCAGGTCTCTGCCCTTTCTCTCTGGATACATGAATGTATTTGTGTCATCTGCCCTTCTTGATCTTGCATCCTGTTTTTGCCAATTTAGCACAAAGGTAAAGCTTCTACTTCATTGAAGACTGAAGCCTTCTGTCTTTGGACAGAACAATGGCAACCCAGGGACAGCAGCAGGTGGCTTCCTCTACATACCACTGCAGCGTGCCCCAGGATTGTTTCCTGGAATCAATGCAAGAGAAAATCAGATCCAACGAACTACCTCGAAAAATGGGTGACTTAAAACCAGGCTGCTCCTTAACTCTTGGGATGAATTATGCAGCCACCTGCAGATAAGGGGTGAGGGTAAAGTCACTGTCTGCGGGTGGGAGGCAGAGAGCGGGGTCTTTTGCTTTGCCTCACCTCAAATAATGGCCCAAGTCTCCTTGATGGTCAGACCGCTTTGCTGTTTCtcatcttgcttttcttttctctgaactataaccctaaccaaaTTTTAATGTCGGTCTAGATGAGCAAATAgttgaaattttctttgaaagatGGGCAATCAAGTGAACTGTCTTCAGACTGGGATAATGCCTCTCACATTTCCCAGGCAGTGGCGACCATTGTCCGGATATGTTGCCTTAAATCCACCATGGCATGAAGAACGTCAGTCAGGCTTGCCCTCCCTCCAGGGGGAGCCAGAGAGGCAGGGGAGGAACCTTTAACCGGAAATGCCGATGAGCTTGGGAGAtgaagggagcagaggaaagCTGGGGGCAATGAcgatggatatttattttgttggtggggcatgtgtgtgtgtgtggttctcttAGCAGGAGGCTGACGACCCTTCCCACTTGTTCCTGGATGGATTGGAAGCGGCCAAAGATGCCAGTGGCGCCCTGGTGGGCCGGGTGGATGGTGGACACTGCTTGCTTGATGGAATGTTGGAGGATGAAACCCGGCCGGGGGGATACCATTGCAGTCAATGTGACAGAGTCCTGATGTCCATGCAGGGGCTGCGTTCTCATGAGAGGAGCCACCTGGCCCTGGCCATGTTTACCCGCGAGGACAAGTACAGCTGCCAGTATTGCTCCTTTGTCTCTGCCTTCAGGCACAAGTAAGTACTATTGGGTGGTCCTTAGTGGTTCCTGGGAGAAGATTTTGTAGTTGGAGGCAGCTAAAGCTGCAGTAGGAGAAACCAGGATGAGCGAGAAGGCCCCACTCAGCCTGGTTTACCTGCCCTCATGCTGCCTGAGCCTTAGGCTTCTCAGCTGTAAAATGGCACTAAGAATAGGAATGCTCGTATGGCATTGGATTTGGCAAACgcaggcattttaaaaaatagggggTGAATGAGTTTATGGATCTGCCAGATATTCAGCCACAGATTAGGAAACAGAGTTCCATTTGGAAAGCTGAATTGctaaagagggagggagaatgagGACTATTAAACCATGTGACCAAAGAACCAATCACTGCTTGTGATTTTAAAAGAGACCTTTTGAAGTATAAATTTGGGGTAGGCGTGCAATGCTTCATGGGGTGGTGGGAAGTAAGTTTTGAAAAGCAAACTTTTGTTATATAGCAGAGAGGTAAATGTTCAGTCGTGCATTTTCATATTCTTGGAGGAGGATAACTGATAGTGGGtgctctttatttttgaaaacattgaAATTAAGTGATGGgatgtttgtttctttaaaaagataaagtgCTACTTGGTGGTTGCTGAAAATAGGGGGAAGCTGTGTTTCTGCCGAGGTTAGGATAGGTCACAAACCTTTTATTATTATACAGGGCCTCATATCTGATCTTTGCCGTTAGATCCCCACTCCCTTCAGTTCACAAGTATTTACTGAATAGCACCTGCCAGGTTGTCCGGCACATAGTGGAACCCCAGCAAATACTTGTAAACAAGGAagaccccctcacacacacactagcCCCTGAACCTTGGGGGCACATAAATGAACAGCACAGGGTCTGTAACTTAAGGGCTGggttataaaacaaacaaagaaagggCTTGGCAAATTCAGGTCCGTTTCTTTAGAGAAATAACATTAAATGCCACGAAGTTCAACAAAGGAAAGTGTTATATCCACTTTGGAAGCATCAGGAAAGTTTTATGGGGTGTGGGGTACTCGAGTCGAGTCTTGAAGTTAGGAAGCTAGGACGTGGATAGTTGGGAAAGGAGGTTAAGTGTGGAGGACAAGATGAGTGGCCAAGCCAAGGAGGATGGTGGCTCCCTGGGCCCAGATGGGGGTAGGGGCGGGTTTCAGTTTAACTGGTTCTTAGGTTACATGTAAAGGACCAGTGGAAGATAAGGTGTGAATATTTGATAAGAGACCAGATTTGGAGTCTCAATGCCAGGAATGAACACTTTACAAGTTTTATTACTGGTAAAAGGAAGAGTTGGGTATGAGTAAAGTAGCCATAACTGATAATTGTCCCTCACTATATAAGCAAATTCTAGTATTACCTTTTTACATTCTCAAAATCTCTCTTTACACGAGGGATGTtcctattattatctccattttatgggTAAGAAAAATGAGACCTgcatgctgggtgtggtggtgcacacctgtaatcccaacggcttaggaggctgaggcaggaggatcctgagttcaaagccagcctcagcaaaaagcaaggcactaagcaactcagtgagaccctgtctctaaataaaatacaaaatagggctggggatgtggctcagtggttaagttcctctgagttcaattcctggtaacaaaaaataaaaagagtaaaaaaagaaagaaaagtgagacCTGCAGAAAGTAAGTAGCTTGCCCAAGTTCACATGGCTTACAAGTAATCATTGAGATTTTATCCCAGCCAGCCTGACTCTTATAACTCCTGCTCTTGAGTTGAAAAGATAGAGATTATTTTGGAAGTGGTAACAGTAGTTGACATTTGGGAATGGTTGAGGGAATGGACCTGCATTCTGTTAAATGGTAAGCAGTAGCATTCCTGTGTGGGCCATTTAGAATGGCATTTAGTTCTCTGGGGTACTGACACAAATTAGAACTTTCCCCCTTACTTTGTTTggtagatttattattttttagactCCTATTTATCGTAAAGTATGGGGGTTTCTTCTAATTAATGTCCTCGTAAGTTGCTTCTGGAAGACTGATGTGCCACAGATGTGGCTGGGTTTATTACAGGGGGGTGACTAGCGCCCTTGATCACATGACTCCTTCAAACTCATTGCACTGTGCCTCCATACTCCCGTAGATGCTGGAACAGATCAGCCCACTGCAAGCAGGACAGCCACTTTGAAAACTCCCTTCTCTACTCCAGTGTTCACCCTGCAAATagaattacaatttaaaaatacagccCTTTTAAATGCTAAatctaatttccatttttattttggattagttAAGTGGATTACTCTCACCTCCTGGGCAGAAAATATGAATTCACTGACCTTGGTTATACCTTCTTTTTCTGGATGCCCTCTTTAAGTTATGggacttgaagaagaaaaataaggattTCCCATGACTTGTTGCCACTAGCCACATCTCTTACCCCAAAAagatctcttcctctctttctttaggTTTCCCTCCTCTTTGAGCGAGTCCAACAACTCTTGCTTAGTTGTTGATTTATTTGTATGGCAAGGGCCCTCTTTAGAAAGTAGATGAAGGGATTTTGAACAGCTTGGAAGTGGGATGTGTAAAAAGTGGAGAAAATGTTGAATGTAGTTTTTAActtgtttccctttctttcctttccacacATCAAGTTTGGATCGCCATATGCAAACCCACCATGGACACCATAAACCATTCCgatgcaaactctgctccttcAAGTCCTCGTATAACAGCCGGCTGAAAACACACATACTCAAAGCTCATGCTGGTGAGTTGGTGTTTGTGGTGCACAAGTTCTTTAGCATGCTCTGAGTTCACAACCCAACCGTCTTTATTAAGTgaaattttcattctctttccccATGCATGAGCATAAGCTATTCCTGAAATGGTTAcaggtttggttttatttttatctgttaaagaaaactggaaacaaaatcagaataatatttttaagaattaaaagtcaaaataatCACCCATGTCATGTTTAATTCATCCTACCAACTAGAATTAGACTGTTCTGCTTCTTAAAAGATATTTCTGAATTACCTAACCTTTCCAGTGGAATCACAGAGAATTGTTATATCCACTAAAGAGAATTCCCCCCGCCCCTCACCCCCGCAAATAAAGGTGTAATCTAAAGGAAGTTGGATGTACCAAAGAGAACTCAAAGTGTGTGAGATTTCTCAAGATGGGCTCATGGGTCAGTCGTTTCCTTTCTCTTTGGGGGTTGCAACTGTGTAGTAACTGTGCTGTCTCTCTCAATGCTTATCTCATTGGGTCAACCTGGTGAACACCTGTTACCTATTAAGATTCTGCACTGAGCATGTTATAGGTATCATCCTATTCAGTCTTCATGGTAGTCCTACAGGGTAGGTGCTGTGTGGCTTCCTGTGTGCCTTGTGTAACACTttataacattttgaaaactATTATAAAAACTACCCCAAACCAGGGTCCTTCATTTTTGCCATGTTTGTATTCCGTGTCTCTTTGCTATCTCCAGAGTAGTGGGCCCATTGAACTGGCTTATTACCACAAAACTACTCAAGCCTTCTGGCTGCTCTGAGCCCCACTGGGGTTTAGGGATGGGACAGGGAGATTAGCTACATGGGCCTGTTTCTATCTTTTGGGGTTTTTATGTCTCCAGGAAACTCTCCTAAAGTTCAAGGTGTAAGTGGCTTCAGAGTTCAACCCCAGTCTCTTCTAATTTGTGCATATTGTAAATTATTGAGCTGGGACAGCATTCTGGTGCATTTTCCCCATAGGCCTCAAGCTTTGTCAAAAGTTCTGGGAGCTGGGTAAGTGGTTGGACCTGTGGGAAGGACTCTGAAGAGTGTTCGAGACTGCGCACTGACTCCAGGGCACTAAACTGGAGACTGTTTTGGGGGCTGACCAAGCTGACTGGCTTTCTTCTGCTCACTGGCTAGCAGGAAGGAAGCATCCAGAAAGAGAGAATAGGAGCAATATAATTCCACCAGGTCTCCATGGCATGGCTCTGAGTCACTGAGAGAAGCTTGACTTGGAAAAAGCCACTACATTTTCTAAAGGTCTCTCTATTTGTCTATTCTAGGtggattattttataatattttaaagggtAAGCAGTGGTATGACCCAAACAAATAATCTGGACTTGAATTCTTTGTCATGTGGTGGGACTCAAAGCCACCCAGCATGATTTATGCAACAGAGCTTGCATTTAAGGAAACAAACAAGTAGTGTTAGGGCAGTAACCTTGCCTATAATAGTATACACAAGCAAACAGCATTGTCTGCTGCCCAACATTGTTGCCTAACTCCTAGGCAGTGGTCAAGAGGCCAGGTGATTTGTGTTCTTGTCTGGGTGTCTGaatctttgaacttttttttttttttttttttttttgctgtgtagTGCCATGTAAATTAAGGTTTTCTGTAGTTCTCTTCAGGACCTCTTGGAAATGCAAGCTCTGGAGGTCATCAGTGGTGAGAAGATTTAATTGCAAAACTTGATGCTGAGCTCTCTTTGCATATAAAACCAGTTAGTAGTTTTCAGAATGATAGGAATGAAACAAAATCTCAGCCAGCTAAAAGCAAGGGCAGGCCGACCCTccattcctcttcttcctcttcctctgtagACCCACAGCACTGCCCATTCATTTGTACTGACTTGCAAAACTTATATTACCAATGatcctgtcttcttttcttttcctccaattttaaattttcatctcaaaaattaaatttttaaaatgcatgtttattagaaataaaattgaaaatgaggctgggtatgtagctcagtgttaaaatgctttcctaacatgcatgaggttctgggttcaatccctcacactaccaaaaagtaaaattaaaaaaaaaatttaaaaaagaataattgtaAATGCAAAGAAATATGCTCAGTCATCTATAGTCTTATTATCTAAAGACCGCTGTTCTTAACATTTGATGTTTTCCTTTTAACCATTTTTTCCTGTAATTGTGTTTAATTATTGTGGTtataatataatcaaaatatattttgtctttctatttatttccaGTTTGTCATGCTATTATAAActcaaaaaatctattttaatgatagtttatcgggctggggatgtggctcaggcggtagcgcgctcgcctgccatgcgtgcgacccgggttcgatcctcagcaccacataccaacaaagatgttgtgtccgccgagaactaaacaataaatattgaaaattctctctctctctctctcctttcgctctctctttaaaaaaaaaaaaaaaaaatgatagtttaTCAAGAGGGTATGCCCACATTTGtttaatcatttctttgtgtttaaaattttggGTGGTTTCATACCTTTTTCAGACAGTAAtgtaaatttctaaataaaattttctctaaatttaattatattttctttatagagaCTCTCGGAAAGGAGTAGGCTTATTGGGTTGGGGGCTTGAGTGCTTTTGTTGTTACCAGAAGCAAAATTGCTTTCTGAATTGATCATACTAGTGTACATTTGCCCAATAA
This portion of the Ictidomys tridecemlineatus isolate mIctTri1 chromosome 4, mIctTri1.hap1, whole genome shotgun sequence genome encodes:
- the Znf462 gene encoding zinc finger protein 462 isoform X4; translated protein: MEVLQCDGCDFRAPSYEDLKAHIQDVHTAFLQPTDVAEDNDDEPRSGSMNASNQTEVEFSSIKDEFAIAEDLSGQNATALGTGSYYGHSPGYYGQHISPNPKPTNKFFQCKFCVRYFRSKTLLIEHTRKVHGAQAEGSSAGPPVPGSLNYNIMMHEGFGKVFSCQFCTYKSPRRARIIKHQKMYHKNNLKESTAPPPAPVPLPDPVVPPVSLQDPCKELPAEVVERSILESMVKPLTKSRGNFCCEWCSYQTPRRERWCDHMMKKHRSMVKILSSLRQQQEGTNLPEVQNKNAPSPPSNSTYLSMNAASREIPNTNVSNYRGSIGNSIMRPNSSASKYSPMSYPQMKPKSPHNSGLVNLAERSRYGMSDMTNSSADLETNSMLNDSSSDEELNEIDSENGLNAMDHQASGLSAEQLMGSDGNKLLETKGIPFRRFMNRFQCPFCPFLTMHRRSISRHIENIHLSGKTAVYKCDECPFTCKSSLKLGAHKQCHTGTVSDWDAMNSQSESISSSLNEGVVSYESPSINGRKSGAMLDPLPQQQPPQPPPPPPPPPPPSQPLQQPQPPQLQPPHQVPPQPQPPPTQPPPPPTQAPPLHPYKCTMCNYSTTTLKGLRVHQQHKHSFCDNLPKFEGQPSSLPLENETDSHPSSSSTVKKSQTSILGLSSKNNFVAKASRKLANDFPLDLSPVKKRTRIDEIASNLQSKINQTKQQEDAVINVEDDEEEEEDNEVEIEVELDREEEPTEPLMEVPTSFSAQQIWARDASEPQKEPSFRSITHDYNATNGAEIELTLSEDEEDYYGSSTNMKDHQVSSAALLNTQTPIYGTEHNNENTDFGDSGRLYYCKHCDFNNKSARSVSTHYQRMHPYIKFSFRYILDPNDHSAVYRCLECYIDYTNFEDLQQHYGEHHPEAMNVLNFDHSDLIYRCRFCSYTSPNVRSLMPHYQRMHPTVKINNAMIFSSYVVEQQEGLNTESQTLREILNSAPKNLATSTPVARGGGMPAAFGKNTPSKTFTPECENQKDPSVNTVVVYDCDVCSFASPNMHSVLVHYQKKHPEEKASYFRIQKTMRMVSVDRGSALAQLSFEVGAPMSPKMSNMGSPPPPPPPPPDLSTELYYCKHCSYSNRSVVGVLVHYQKRHPEIKVTAKYIRQAPPTAAMMRGAEGPQGSPRPPAPMQPLNRSSAERDGPPVENEMFFCQHCDYGNRTVKGVLIHYQKKHRDFKANADVIRQHTATIRSLCDRNQKKPASCMLLPSSGMERDKTKLRALKCRQCSYTSPYFYALRKHIKKDHPALKATVTSIMRWAFLDGLIEAGYHCEWCIYSHTEPNGLLLHYQRRHPEHYVDYTYMATKLWAGPDPSPSSLTMPAEAKTYRCRDCVFEAISIWDITNHYQAFHPWAMNGDESVLLDIIKEKDTVEKPILGPEELAGPVNCENSMPTPLPEQEAECPEDARLSPEKSMHLASANPAISSTPYQCTVCQSEYNNLHGLLTHYGKKHPGMKVKAADFAQDIDINPGAVYKCRHCPYINTRIHGVLTHYQKRHPAIKVTAEDFVHDVEQSADITQNDMEETSRIFKQGYGAYRCKLCPYTHGTLEKLKIHYEKYHNQPEFDVFSPSPPKLPVSLEPEITTEVSPSQVSITEEEVGEEPVSTSHFSTSHLVSHTVFRCQLCKYFCSTRKGIARHYRIKHNNVRAQPEGKNNLFKCALCAYTNPIRKGLAAHYQKRHDIDAYYTHCLAASRTISDKPNKVIIPSPPKDDSPQLSEELRRAVEKKKCSLCSFQSFSKKGIVSHYMKRHPGVFPKKQHASKLGGYFTAVYADEHEKPTVMEEEERGSFEKAEVEGEAQEIEWLPFRCIKCFKLSFSTAELLCMHYTDHHSRDLKRDFVILGNGPRLQSSTYQCKHCDSKLQSTAELTSHLNIHNEEFQKRAKRQERRKQLLSKQKYADGAFADFKQERPFGHLEEVPKIKERKVVGYKCKFCVEVHPTLRAICNHLRKHVQYGNVPAVSAAVKGLRSHERSHLALAMFTREDKYSCQYCSFVSAFRHNLDRHMQTHHGHHKPFRCKLCSFKSSYNSRLKTHILKAHAGEHAYKCSWCSFSTMTISQLKEHSLKVHGKALTLPRPRIVSLLSSHAHHSSQKTTPTEEVEDSNGKNDSSYSEPPDVQQQLNHYQSAALARNNSRVSPVPLSGASAGTEQKTEAVLHCEFCEFSSGYIQSIRRHYRDKHGGKKLFKCKDCSFYTGFKSAFTMHVEAGHSAVPEEGPKDLRCPLCLYHTKYKRNMIDHIVLHREERVVPIEVCRSKLSRYLQGVVFRCDKCTFTCSSDESLQQHIEKHNELKPYKCQLCYYETKHTEELDSHLRDEHKVSRNFELVGRVNLDQLEQMKEKMESSSSDDEDKEEEMNSKAEDRELMRFGDCGTPINTEKRFPCEFCGRAFSQGSEWERHVLRHGMALNDTKQVSREDILPKEIVEDSVKMPSIEEKEDDDEPVGIDFSLKSETVAICVVAADKSLLENAEAKNE